In Bacteroidales bacterium, a genomic segment contains:
- a CDS encoding DUF2809 domain-containing protein — protein sequence MKLKLLILALLVPLGILTKFYAGPGSSFVSNHLGGVIYLVFFIFLASLVFPKVRALKISLVVFVITCLLEFTQLIQIPWLNELREYFLVHALIGSGYT from the coding sequence ATGAAACTAAAACTTCTGATATTAGCTCTTTTAGTGCCCCTTGGCATCTTAACCAAGTTTTATGCCGGGCCGGGTAGTAGTTTTGTGAGCAACCATCTGGGCGGTGTAATTTATTTGGTATTCTTCATCTTCCTGGCTTCGCTAGTTTTTCCGAAGGTTCGGGCGCTGAAGATCTCGCTGGTTGTTTTTGTTATTACTTGCTTGCTGGAGTTTACACAACTAATTCAAATCCCGTGGCTCAACGAACTGCGGGAATATTTCCTGGTTCATGCCCTGATTGGCAGCGGATACAC